TTGCTCCTCGCTCGACACTTGATGCTCACTCTGTTTGATGCTCACCCCACTCGACCCTCATCGGTTGCCTTTCTTAGATGACTTTGCTCTTCATCGAATCCATTAGGTCGGTCCGGTTCTCAATCGCTTTTCAAGgagtattaaaaatgaaaaaaaaattatcggttggtcccgggttgaccctggagcCGAACCGAACCCAGAACCAGACCGAACCCACTGGGTTGATCTGGTCCtcagtcccaagctcaatagggtcggtccttggtcccaaaaattgaggaccaatactgtgcgggttggtcctagagTTAGGGGGTGGACCGGTCTAACCTGGATCATGCTCACCTCTAGTTGGATTGACGACTCCACCAATGAACTATGCAAAGCTCGAAACGGATGGGGTGGCCTTTAGAGGCAACCCGGGCTTAGTGGCTGCTGGTGGACTCATTTGCCACGAAGTTGGCGAGAGGCAGAACTAAGGGGAATTCCCTTGGCCCTCGAATTGGCTATTTCATTAGGCTTCGACAAAATACAGATATGAGACTTGATCCTCGCACTTTTGGACTGAGTTTCTATAATAGCATAACGAATATGTACACAACTGCAAATCGAAAGCACAAATTCAGGAAATAAATGTGAATTTATGGACAGAAACTGCAAATTTATGGACACGCAGAGctgaaaatattgtcatttggTGACTAATGCGAAGGAATCTTGAGATTGAGGGACTTATTAATCCACGCCTTCCAGCCACTCCCCTTCCGACCGATTGCCGAGGGCGGGCTTCCCTCATCCGCCTCCTCCGCCTTCTGCTTCTTCCACAGGAGAAAATTTCGAGCCCCCTGCGATCCGATTGTCTCCCATGGACTCAGAGCTGTATCAAAGAGTAAAAAGCGACGATCCTTTAAGCTTTGTCCACTCttgtaaagagaaaaaaagtagatTTTAATTTCTAAAGTATAGTGTCGATTATTCGAGACATGAAAAAACCATAGAAATCTTTCATTTGGTTACTGATACACTTGTTAGCAAAATTCTAACTAAAAGGAGCAGAAATTTTGGTCATTTCTATGGGATTTTACCTGAAGTTCATCGGCCGAAAGCACgttcaaataaagcaaaaagaaaggacGGTGAACGTTCTGCATCAAAGATGGGGTTGGAAAAAGCTGTATGCGTTTTACCGTCTGATTCGGCGTTGGCACAGTAGAGCAGGAAGTCGCCGGGGTCGGACCCGAGAATCGGGAGGCGACCCTGGCGAGCATAGGTTCGCAAGGCCGTGTCGATGACTGAGCTCACCAGCTCATCCTCGCTCACCACGAACCGGATCGGCCCAGGGCTCCCCATCACGTTGATGCTGATCAGCAGCCTGCTCACGTTACCCTTCGCGCCCTGGCTCTTCTTCTGCTTGTTGCTGTTATGGATCAgcattctctccctctccctctccactcaaccaaaacaaagaaagaagaaacgtTTCTCTTCTTGCCTCCGAAAGCCTATACGGATTAATATGTTAGAATTCAAGGGTCGAGGTCGAGGCAACGATAGTACCAGCCTCGCCTGCAGGAGCCAAAAGCGAAAACGAGTGAGCTTCCCTTCCGGTGAAGATCGCGGAGGGAAAGCATCAAACTCCGATGTTCAACGTCGGTCGAGATTCCCAGCATTCACAACACCTCCTTGATCTCGCCGTTGATTTAGAGGGCGTTGGGTGTACGATACCGCCTAGAGATtgaaagagaaggaaggagTAAAGGAAGAGTCACTGCGAATCTTCAGGTCTGGTGAATGGCTGGTTTCTTATGGGGCGATGGTATATAAGGAGGGGGTTAACCcatatcaaaattttgtttattcCAGTACCTCAACTTTTCAAGTTTGACTTCACGAGTCATTccataaataaattgttatgtGATGTGATTTTCCTAAGGTTTGTCACTCACTtagcaaaacttcaagcacggTTGGTGATAAAGTTCGATTACGGAATAATTGTCCAaagagttttaaaatttttatatgacgatcaatttgattataattttttcaatttttactaatttagtcctaaatgtcttgatgatttatcaatattaggggtgagtatggttcgGGTTGGGCCAGTCCACTctctaaccctaggaccaacctgCACAATGctgatcctcaatttttgggactgaggactaaccctattgagcttgggaccaaggaccggatcGATCTAATGGGTTTAGTCTGGTTATAAGGTTAAATCGGGATcagtcgataattttttatttcattttttgtactccttaaaaaaatgattgaggaTCGGATTGATCAAAGGGGTTTGgtccggtttcaaggtcaactcaggaccaaccaataattttttatttcattttttgtactccttgaaaagaCAACCGGGGATCGTACTAACctaatgggttcgatgatgagcgagGTCAACTAAGAAATACAAGCGATGAGGGTCAAGTGAGGTGAGCATCGAACATAATGAGCATTGAATGTTGAGTGgagagcaacaagccaagcgagcatcgagtgGCAAGCGGCACGAGTGACCTAAAGCGAGTGAGGCGAGTGTCCAATGACGAGcgaagaaattgtttcttttgattttggaaaattgaagactaagggcctgtttgtttttacttcttttttatgtttaaaaacagtttttttgttccccgggaacaaaaaggaataaaacgcgtttgtttgcgtttttgttccaaatctattttttttgttcctagaaacacatttggaatagaaacaagaaacaaaaaaaaaaattttatttcttgtttcgaacaaaatttaggaacactttttctctctcttccattttcttctctcttttttctttcttttttctttggccagttgccggcctcggccatggtcggcgatcggctgtcgagggccggcgacctcgctggagcatcgccggcccctggcgaggctcggccttgcgcCGGCCGGGTGAGCTCGATCTTGCCTACATCTAGCGAGGCCGCCttgcccggctacggcgaggcctcgccgtgGTGGGCGAGGCTGCCGCCCTCGTCGGCGATCGGCCATGGCCTAGGCCCCtgatcggccaaaagaagaaaaaaagaaaaaggaaaaaggaaaaagaaaaagaaaaagaaaaaaaaggaaaaataaataagaaaaaaaggaaaaataaataagaaaaataagaaagaaaaaaatagaaaaaataaaataaaaatattaaaaaattaaaagaaataaaaaattatacaaatttatcaaacatgtttctattctttttatatttctcgaatgcagttaccaaacacgcgttttttgttcaaaaattatttcctaaagcgaaatactttttttttttttttatttctgttaaaaaaataatttttatataaaatgttatcaaacgcaccctaagaggacaaataagacataaTAGAAAGAATATTAGAGGAAAATGCCATAAGGTGCCTTTTTGGACGCCGCAAATACTCttcacaaaacattttcctccttcgtaaattatgactattgatcttgtaaaagatattattaaaaatctaagttattaaagaacaatgtaaaattatttgaactcatcactaaagagctgtttaatgttgttgacgccgtgtattttaaggttttctttatataaaaaatattatatatatatgtatatatataaatatgtagttagggttggtccgggttggacTGATCCGGAACTCTTAGGACCGATGATCGATCCGCACAGTGCTGGTCCATGAATtccaggaccaaggaccgacccaatccTCTTGGGAGTTGGATCAGGATTGGTAGGGTTGGGTTGGTCCAAGGTCAGTCCAGGGTTGAccttggaccgatgctcacccctaatcaaTGTAGTTGTTTTAGCTAATCTTGGTTGGAAATCACTGATGTGAACGTCCATTGTCTCATGTAGCATGGTCAGTGGTGACATGGGCTACCATGTCAAAAGGACTATATTGGAAAATCATTACTAGGTTTAGGATTGAGttagtaaaattgaattgaccactatataataagtttatcactttttgaataattattgcGTTTGTTTACTTGGAAAAAACGGTGCTATCTCCATTTAGTTGTTGGGGAAGAGGAGGGAGAAAAAAAGCGAATATTGATGATTTTAAACATTTAATATGTCTGCTAAGGTAGCATCTTCTTGAGAGGCCACATTGAATGCCAATGCGGTCAGTTAATGGTCATTTAATGGTGTGACCTTACATTGATAAGTATTTGAAAATTGAGGTACTTTGattaaatcaaaagaaaagtttaggtGCTCAAACTGTAAGACGGATAAAAATATAGGTGCTTGTGATGTCAATATCTCTTCACATAGAGAGATGGATATGGGATATaactttcttagattttttGTGAATGTTGTCTTTACATGAGGAGAGAGCATTTTTATCCAAGGCTTACACGATTTATAAAGTGTGATCAATCAATCACCGCTCACCATGCATTCCACTCAATTTAAAATTCTACATGTGTcaaacttattattattattattattttatatacaAGCaactttgaaataaaattattccTTGGTCAAGGGAACGAACGTAGTTGCcaaaaaattgaacattaaaaaaatacatattcGCCTGTTATTCCTTCTTTGGTTGCATCaaattaagggtgtgtttgttttgcgaaaacaATTTCGGAAAAcgttttgttatttttccaaatgttcggttcatttagaaaaatgagtcgaCGGAAGATGTTTTCCTAGtcagcgaaaaatattttccttccaaaacttaaatttaggaaaataattttccctttGAAAGAATTGGTCCTtgcttaataaaaatttattattaaaaataatttctaattaaaaattttgaatttgttattattatatcttttcttttcttttcgtttttcttgttttttcttttttttctttgcctatGAACGTAAACCCTAACTCCTCcgcccctctctccttctccttcgccccCTCCCTTTCGTTTTGACTTACTCTTGTAACTGGAAATCATGtccattttcagaaaaaaataaataaaaaagatgtgTATGAATTCaggtttctttttcattttgcaagtTCAAATTCTAGATTTACTAAAGTGATTGAGAAAAATCCATTTATTAAGTAATATGGactcaacaaattaatttggaagtaaGAGGCACGCTATTGTCAATTGTTAGGTTAAATGTCatttaatcatttttcaaatgcgaTCCAACTACCAGAAAATACTTTCAGTCACATAtcacaaaataaaggaaaactaaccattttcttgaaaaatggtttctcggaaaatattttccaaaaacgttatgttttttgtgaaacaaacataccttaaaattaattgaaggaGACTTTGTCCTTTACTTGCACGAGATCTGGAGCCAGTTATTTTCATGGGAATTTATGGTGGAATTCACAAAACGTTAACAGCCCCATGCCGGAAACTGTAGCCTTGTAACGTCGGCTTCTCCGAGGATGGTAAAAGCGTCCGGCATGAGCCGTCGCGATCGGCCTGCCCGGTTAGAGCAGACATACCCGCCATGGAAAAGGATCGTTTTGGAAGTGGTGCAAATGAATCGAGCTCTTCTGTCCTAAAGGAGTGCATTTATGGGTACCAATTATGCCTCTCGACAATGATGCGTGGAGCAATTAAACAAGCTTATCATGTCgggtttttcttttgaaaattcaaattgcaaTGTCCGTCCAGAATCATTTTCATGCAGCGATATCGTGATTGACTCCTTACACTGCACCAATCCTTTGATTGATGAATAAGATACCCTTTTCGCACTCAAAAGGTTAGGCAATGTTAGTGAAATTGAGGGTGCGTTCGTTTACGTGGAAAATGTCAAtgataaggaaaatgtttttcgcgGAAGTATTTTCCAAGAATAcggtttatttttctttgtttggtgatgtataattgaaaatgttttctgcgTTTGGATcccattaaaaataatttcacacttcatcacaagaaaaaaaaaaatgaattttctttccCAACCGGCTTACAAGGCGTGAGCTCCGGTTATCGCCCAGGCGGCGAGCTCGCCATCCGGCCACTAGAGGCCGCGAGCTCGCCCAATCTGCAAGGCTTGGAGCCTCATTGCTGGAGGTCACAAGCTCACCCGATCTAGCGAAACTTGAGGCTCATCGGCCTcaggcaagctcaagccttgttgTTAAAGGCCATGAGATTGCTCGATTTGGTGAGACCAGAGCTCACTGGCTGTCTTTGTGGTCGATGActggtgaagaagaagcaaaaagaaaaaggaagaaaagaaaaaaagaaaaataagcaaattcaaattttttatttattttaaaatgttttccaaattttgatttttttttaaaaataaaaaattcaaattcaaatttttaaaatataattttataagaataattgtttgtaaaccAAGCATCAAATCTAAGTTTTGGTAGATTCGAAAACGTTTTCCGATCCTTTCaaaggggaaatcattttcttgaatttaagcttCACTAGGAAAACGTTTTTTGGCGTGactaggaaaacgttttccgtcGACTCATTTTCCTTACGACTCAAACGCTGGCGGAAaatgggaaaacattttccctgaAAATGtattccgtgaaacaaacgcaccctggctccgttcgtttcgcggaaaatatcacAATGTTCCGAAAACATTttctggaagtcattttccagaaaatgactctattttccggtgttgaaaatctaaaatttgatattttccaccgttcgttagctcatttaattgtttgggaaaaattatcaaaattgaattttaatatttttaattgaccaaaaaatttattttattttttaaatgatttttttaattatttatatttttaaaaatcgaaatttttattatttattatttattttcattcctccttcctccttcctcctcattcttcctccttcctccgccgtcgcctccttcctcctccttcttcctcctccttccgccgccgccacctccacctccttctTGCTCGATGATGGCCGGGCCGCCTAgcggccgaccaagacccggtggtcgatccggcgagctcgaggctcggccgatctcacccgagctcgccggatcgcggcgacctcagctcgcccggatcgggagcccgagctctgccgctagatccggcgagccgcgagctccaccgccagatccggcaagctcgaggcttggccgatctcacccgagctcgtcggatctggcgacagagctcgagctcgcttggATCGGGAGCCCGAACTCtgtcgctagatccggcgagccacgAGCTCATTGCCCGGATCTCGACGAGCTCACGGCTCGCTAGAGCTTGGCGAAAAATGACAACTTGGCAAGAAAAATCCAACGCACCGCATGACGAGCGGCCTGGATGGCGGGCTCCTCGCGAGCCTCCCGACGCTGCCGcggtgctccctcttgagctggatcctcccgagcggcttcgagcTGCCGGGGAAGCGGAgcacggcggcggtggcggcgctCGGCCGGAGCAGGCGGGTAGGAGCGGCCGGGGAGGGCGGAGGCTGATTCCGGA
This Eucalyptus grandis isolate ANBG69807.140 chromosome 7, ASM1654582v1, whole genome shotgun sequence DNA region includes the following protein-coding sequences:
- the LOC104453692 gene encoding uncharacterized protein At4g22758; translated protein: MLIHNSNKQKKSQGAKGNVSRLLISINVMGSPGPIRFVVSEDELVSSVIDTALRTYARQGRLPILGSDPGDFLLYCANAESDALSPWETIGSQGARNFLLWKKQKAEEADEGSPPSAIGRKGSGWKAWINKSLNLKIPSH